One Synechococcus sp. CC9605 genomic window carries:
- a CDS encoding Hsp70 family protein: protein MGEEKLQHSDQRGVTLAIDLGSTTTVVAYQGATSTTADLLNLPAICSRAGEIPSLVWEASQRPLIGRQVLESGLNDSVDSRLHRDFKGRIGQADAPEQEAARWAGEQLLRQIWSRLPSDLPVERLVLTAPVECYRAYRSWLLEACTTLPVAEIALVDEPTAAAMGAGLPAGSTLLVVDLGGSTLDLALVALEGGEGRAAPIAQLLRLGGRNLGDNSRQMLRTAKVLGKAGLRLGGRDIDRWIVDRCCPGQAASAPLLNAAERLKCRLSDTALAEREPLMELAVDEQEHVLRLSRSELNALLLERGFGDALEQLLETCLAGGRRNNCSLEDLEGVVAVGGGAQLPLLRQWLSEHTAPAPLLTPPPVEAVALGALQLTPGVAIRDVLQHGVSLRFWDQRSNSHRWHPLFVTGQPWPSQAPLELVLAASRTGQRSLELVLGEPIPQGSHSVVFVDGLPTLQEQTAGEVSHQPWPGTELVLPLEPAGEQGEDCLRLCWSIDQDAQLQLEINDLRSGASWSHPTLGAVR, encoded by the coding sequence GTGGGCGAAGAAAAGCTTCAGCATTCAGACCAACGGGGCGTAACCCTCGCCATCGATTTGGGCAGCACCACCACGGTGGTGGCTTATCAGGGAGCGACATCCACAACTGCCGATCTGCTGAACCTGCCCGCCATCTGCAGCCGGGCCGGTGAAATTCCCAGCCTGGTGTGGGAGGCATCGCAACGGCCCCTGATTGGCCGGCAGGTGCTCGAGTCAGGCCTCAATGACTCCGTGGACAGCCGTCTGCATCGCGACTTCAAAGGCCGCATCGGTCAAGCGGATGCCCCAGAACAGGAAGCAGCCCGCTGGGCTGGAGAACAGTTGCTTCGACAGATCTGGAGCCGGCTCCCCAGCGATCTCCCGGTCGAGCGGCTGGTGCTGACCGCCCCGGTGGAGTGTTACCGGGCCTATCGCAGCTGGTTGCTGGAGGCCTGCACCACGCTGCCGGTGGCCGAGATCGCCCTGGTGGATGAACCCACAGCAGCCGCCATGGGTGCAGGGCTTCCGGCTGGTTCCACTCTGCTGGTGGTGGACCTGGGCGGAAGCACCCTGGATCTGGCCCTGGTGGCTCTGGAGGGAGGAGAAGGTCGTGCCGCACCGATCGCCCAACTGCTGCGGCTGGGGGGGCGCAACCTGGGGGACAACAGCCGGCAGATGCTGCGCACAGCGAAGGTTCTGGGCAAGGCAGGGCTGCGCCTCGGCGGCCGTGACATCGATCGCTGGATTGTGGACCGCTGTTGCCCGGGTCAAGCCGCCAGCGCCCCCCTGCTCAATGCCGCCGAAAGGCTTAAATGCCGGCTGAGCGACACCGCGTTGGCCGAACGCGAGCCCCTGATGGAATTGGCGGTGGATGAGCAGGAGCATGTGCTCCGCCTGTCGCGCAGCGAACTCAACGCGCTTCTGCTGGAGCGCGGCTTCGGAGACGCACTCGAACAATTGCTGGAGACCTGTCTCGCCGGCGGTCGCCGCAACAACTGCAGCCTTGAAGATCTCGAGGGCGTGGTGGCCGTCGGAGGCGGTGCCCAGCTGCCCCTCTTGCGCCAGTGGCTCAGCGAGCACACAGCACCAGCACCCTTGCTCACCCCGCCACCGGTGGAAGCCGTCGCCCTGGGCGCGCTTCAACTCACGCCAGGGGTCGCCATCCGGGATGTGCTGCAACACGGCGTTTCCCTCCGCTTCTGGGATCAGCGCAGCAACAGCCACCGCTGGCATCCCCTCTTCGTGACCGGTCAACCCTGGCCGAGCCAAGCCCCCCTGGAGCTTGTGCTGGCCGCCAGCCGGACCGGCCAACGCAGCTTGGAGCTGGTGTTGGGGGAGCCCATCCCCCAAGGGAGCCACAGCGTGGTCTTTGTCGATGGTTTGCCAACGCTCCAGGAGCAGACCGCCGGGGAGGTCTCCCACCAGCCCTGGCCGGGCACCGAGCTGGTGCTGCCCCTGGAGCCCGCCGGAGAACAGGGCGAAGACTGCCTGCGGCTGTGCTGGAGCATTGATCAAGATGCGCAGCTTCAGCTGGAGATCAACGATCTGCGCTCCGGGGCGTCGTGGTCCCATCCAACGCTGGGGGCTGTTCGATAA
- a CDS encoding ferredoxin-thioredoxin reductase variable chain, with protein MQAGDRVTVEASVVVFNHPEHRGKAFDMKGQTGEVANVLNDWKGRVISPTLPVIVAFGRYKAHFRADELKAAD; from the coding sequence ATGCAGGCGGGCGACAGGGTGACGGTGGAGGCATCCGTCGTTGTGTTCAACCATCCCGAACACCGGGGCAAAGCCTTTGATATGAAAGGCCAGACCGGTGAGGTGGCGAACGTTCTCAATGATTGGAAGGGTCGGGTAATCAGCCCAACGCTGCCCGTAATCGTTGCCTTCGGCCGTTACAAGGCCCATTTCCGCGCCGACGAACTCAAGGCTGCCGACTGA
- the gpmI gene encoding 2,3-bisphosphoglycerate-independent phosphoglycerate mutase translates to MNVGKSITNVSGRTGTVAPVVLAILDGWGYRNASEHNAIQQGGTPVMDALWHTYPHTLIEASGSHVGLPDQQMGNSEVGHLTIGAGRIIRQELVRISDTVRSNQLGETQALKELVERTQKRGGTLHLLGLCSDGGVHSHINHICGLIQWAADSGITDLAVHAITDGRDTPTQSAPGYISQVEAALSRSGVGQLASLCGRYWAMDRDQRWERIEKAYNLYTDPNFSVDNRTAGQVLTDSYAEEITDEFLEPVRLQNSVMKDGDSVLVFNFRPDRARQIVQALCLPDFDGFERSHTLELDVVTFTQVEQDLPVQVAFPPEPLDQLLGQVVADAGLKQYRTAETEKYPHVTYFMNGGIEQPLSGEDRHLVPSPRVATYDLSPAMSAEQLTDSCISAIERAEYSLIVINYANPDMVGHTGVMDAAKEAIQTVDCCIGRLLDAVGRQGGTMLITADHGNAELMQGADGQAWTAHTTNPVPAILIEGERRKLPGHGNSITLRDNGGLADIAPTLLQILDLPQPTAMTGESLIAPMSNMDPTPKTARLPLSV, encoded by the coding sequence GTGAACGTGGGGAAAAGCATTACCAACGTTTCAGGACGCACCGGGACAGTCGCACCGGTCGTTCTCGCCATTCTTGATGGCTGGGGTTATAGGAACGCAAGCGAGCACAACGCAATCCAGCAAGGCGGCACTCCGGTAATGGATGCCCTTTGGCATACCTATCCACACACCTTGATTGAGGCCAGTGGCTCCCATGTGGGTCTGCCCGATCAACAGATGGGCAACTCTGAAGTGGGCCACCTGACCATCGGTGCAGGCCGCATCATTCGTCAGGAGTTGGTGCGGATCAGCGACACGGTGCGCAGCAATCAACTGGGCGAAACCCAAGCACTCAAGGAACTGGTGGAACGCACCCAGAAGCGGGGCGGGACCTTGCACCTGCTTGGCCTCTGCTCCGATGGGGGCGTTCATAGCCATATAAATCATATCTGTGGGCTGATCCAGTGGGCTGCCGACAGCGGCATCACCGATCTCGCCGTGCATGCCATCACCGATGGTCGCGACACACCCACCCAGAGCGCACCCGGATACATCAGCCAGGTGGAAGCAGCCCTGAGCCGAAGCGGCGTGGGCCAGCTCGCCAGCCTGTGTGGCCGGTACTGGGCCATGGACCGGGACCAGCGCTGGGAGCGAATCGAAAAGGCTTACAACCTCTACACCGATCCGAACTTCTCCGTCGACAACCGGACGGCAGGCCAGGTGCTGACGGACAGCTATGCCGAAGAGATCACCGATGAATTCCTCGAACCGGTGCGACTGCAGAACAGCGTCATGAAGGATGGCGACAGCGTTCTGGTGTTCAACTTCCGGCCCGATCGCGCCCGCCAGATTGTGCAGGCGCTCTGCCTTCCCGATTTCGATGGCTTCGAACGCAGCCACACGCTTGAGTTGGATGTGGTCACCTTCACGCAGGTGGAACAGGACCTCCCCGTTCAAGTTGCCTTCCCTCCAGAACCACTCGACCAACTATTGGGGCAGGTGGTTGCAGACGCTGGTCTGAAGCAGTACCGCACCGCCGAAACGGAGAAGTATCCCCACGTCACGTACTTCATGAACGGTGGGATTGAACAGCCACTTTCGGGAGAAGACCGCCACTTGGTGCCCTCGCCGAGGGTCGCCACCTATGACCTTTCACCAGCGATGTCGGCTGAGCAACTCACAGACAGCTGTATTTCAGCCATTGAAAGGGCGGAGTATTCGCTGATCGTGATCAATTACGCCAACCCCGACATGGTGGGCCACACCGGCGTAATGGATGCCGCCAAGGAGGCGATCCAAACCGTGGATTGCTGCATTGGGCGGTTGTTGGATGCGGTAGGTCGTCAGGGCGGAACCATGCTGATCACAGCTGATCACGGCAATGCCGAGTTGATGCAGGGTGCAGACGGGCAAGCCTGGACAGCCCACACCACGAATCCTGTGCCTGCGATCCTGATTGAAGGAGAACGGCGCAAGCTGCCTGGCCATGGCAACTCGATCACTCTCCGCGATAACGGGGGGCTGGCCGATATCGCTCCAACCTTGCTGCAGATTCTCGACCTACCACAACCGACGGCCATGACCGGCGAAAGTCTGATTGCACCGATGTCCAACATGGACCCCACCCCCAAAACCGCTCGCCTGCCTCTTTCCGTCTGA
- a CDS encoding DUF1818 family protein, protein MIQQEGDGWRVSHDPSRGEYCVLIGGERWAFELTEPEWRDLVDLVATLEQQHRGLVDQLIPEESIELELDRGVWWGCLSGDRNQWELRILLTPLQGRAAEGEWPAPAAAAAVAALRTLWDSQH, encoded by the coding sequence GTGATCCAGCAGGAGGGGGACGGTTGGCGGGTATCGCACGACCCCTCCCGCGGCGAATATTGCGTTCTTATCGGAGGAGAACGCTGGGCATTTGAGTTGACCGAGCCGGAGTGGCGGGATCTGGTGGATCTCGTGGCAACCCTGGAGCAGCAGCACAGGGGTCTGGTTGATCAATTGATTCCCGAGGAGTCGATTGAGCTGGAGCTGGATCGAGGCGTGTGGTGGGGATGCTTGAGCGGTGATCGCAACCAATGGGAGTTGCGCATCCTGCTTACCCCGCTGCAAGGACGTGCGGCCGAGGGGGAGTGGCCGGCCCCGGCGGCGGCGGCGGCCGTTGCTGCCTTGAGAACGTTGTGGGACTCGCAGCATTGA
- the pyrR gene encoding bifunctional pyr operon transcriptional regulator/uracil phosphoribosyltransferase PyrR: MADPDRIEILSERELGLTLARLASQVLESAEDSRRLMLLGIPTRGVQLSRVLARELERLTGHAISQGSIDPTFHRDDLERIGTRLPQLTTLPTSIEDRQVILVDDVIFTGRTVRAALEAMQSWGRPQRVMLLAMMDRGHRELPIQPDFCGRVVPTRRSETIELRLRDVDGEEGVFLSRISRQP, from the coding sequence ATGGCCGACCCTGACCGGATCGAAATTCTTTCGGAGCGTGAGCTTGGTTTGACCCTGGCGCGGTTGGCGTCTCAGGTGCTTGAAAGTGCCGAAGACAGCCGTCGATTGATGCTGTTGGGGATCCCCACCCGTGGTGTTCAGCTGTCCAGGGTGTTGGCACGTGAATTGGAGCGGTTGACAGGCCATGCCATCTCCCAGGGGTCCATTGATCCCACGTTCCATCGCGATGATCTGGAGCGCATCGGCACCCGTCTGCCCCAGCTCACGACTCTGCCCACCAGCATTGAAGATCGTCAGGTGATCTTGGTTGACGATGTGATCTTCACGGGGCGTACGGTGCGTGCCGCGTTGGAAGCGATGCAGAGCTGGGGGCGGCCGCAACGGGTGATGCTGTTGGCAATGATGGATCGAGGCCATCGGGAGCTTCCGATTCAGCCTGATTTCTGTGGCCGTGTTGTTCCCACCCGGCGCAGCGAGACTATCGAGCTGCGCCTGAGGGATGTTGATGGTGAGGAGGGGGTTTTCCTTAGCCGAATCAGTCGGCAGCCTTGA
- the secG gene encoding preprotein translocase subunit SecG translates to MLTSILSWSWIGTGLLLIVLVLLHSPKGDGMGGLAASGSSMFSSASSAEATLNRLTWTCLALFLTLAVILSAGWLS, encoded by the coding sequence ATGCTGACCTCAATTTTGTCCTGGAGCTGGATCGGTACCGGCCTTTTGTTAATCGTCTTGGTGCTCCTGCACAGCCCCAAGGGTGATGGCATGGGTGGCTTGGCCGCCAGCGGCAGCTCCATGTTCAGTAGCGCCAGCAGCGCCGAAGCAACGTTGAACCGGCTGACTTGGACCTGCCTTGCATTGTTTTTGACTTTGGCCGTGATCTTGAGTGCTGGTTGGTTGAGCTGA
- the murD gene encoding UDP-N-acetylmuramoyl-L-alanine--D-glutamate ligase, with protein sequence MTRTIVVGLGRSGLGAARLLKQQNHDVVVFERGNNEALQHTSKTLAEEGIQVVLGQPLTLQSFDAWRDNLDAVVIGPGIPWDHPTLVQLRSEGVQVRGEMDTAWDALQQIPWIGITGTNGKTTVTHLLSHVLEAAGLTAPMGGNIGLSAAELACQIGSGAKPRPDWLVMELSSYQIEAAPAVAPKIGIWTTLTPDHLERHGSLEAYRAIKRGLLERSECALFNADDPDLRQQRSSWNRGTWVSSEGAHPDNQPADLWIDDEGMVRNNTTRLFAADVLAMPGRHNRQNLLLVTAAALEAGLSPQQIADALRTFPGVPHRLEQLGTLAGASVFNDSKATNYDAAEVGLRAVQGPVVVLAGGQTKQGDASGWLKQLQSKACSLILFGAGADELASLAKAAGYPGELLQCPELESAVNLAEGAVQRHQASSLLLSPACASFDQYRDFEARGEHFRTLINPLLDEA encoded by the coding sequence ATGACACGCACGATTGTCGTTGGCTTGGGTCGTTCAGGTTTGGGTGCTGCGCGTCTGCTCAAGCAGCAGAATCACGACGTTGTTGTGTTCGAACGGGGCAATAACGAAGCCCTCCAACACACCTCGAAAACCCTCGCCGAAGAGGGCATTCAGGTTGTGCTAGGGCAGCCCCTGACCCTGCAGAGCTTTGACGCCTGGCGCGACAACCTGGACGCCGTGGTGATCGGCCCTGGCATTCCCTGGGATCACCCAACCCTGGTCCAGCTGCGATCCGAGGGCGTCCAGGTGCGCGGCGAGATGGATACGGCCTGGGATGCCCTTCAGCAGATCCCCTGGATCGGCATCACAGGAACCAACGGCAAAACCACGGTCACCCATCTGCTTAGCCACGTACTGGAGGCCGCAGGCCTCACGGCGCCGATGGGGGGAAACATAGGCCTCTCCGCGGCAGAGCTGGCCTGCCAGATCGGCTCAGGGGCCAAGCCGCGGCCGGATTGGCTCGTGATGGAACTAAGCAGCTACCAGATCGAGGCAGCACCCGCCGTAGCCCCCAAGATCGGCATCTGGACCACACTGACCCCAGACCATCTCGAGCGCCACGGCAGCCTGGAGGCCTACCGGGCCATCAAACGTGGGCTGCTCGAACGCTCGGAGTGCGCCCTCTTCAATGCCGATGATCCAGACCTGCGCCAGCAACGCAGCAGCTGGAACCGCGGCACCTGGGTCAGCAGTGAGGGCGCGCATCCGGACAACCAGCCCGCCGACCTCTGGATTGATGACGAGGGCATGGTGCGCAACAACACCACCCGATTGTTTGCGGCTGATGTCCTGGCGATGCCAGGCCGCCACAACCGCCAAAACCTGTTGCTGGTGACCGCTGCCGCCCTGGAGGCCGGCCTATCCCCGCAGCAGATCGCCGACGCCTTGCGCACGTTTCCGGGCGTACCGCACCGCCTTGAGCAGCTGGGCACATTGGCGGGAGCCAGCGTGTTCAACGACAGCAAAGCCACCAATTACGACGCAGCCGAGGTTGGCTTGCGAGCCGTGCAGGGCCCCGTCGTGGTGCTGGCCGGGGGGCAGACCAAACAGGGCGACGCCAGTGGCTGGCTGAAGCAGCTGCAAAGCAAGGCCTGCAGCCTGATCCTGTTCGGTGCGGGGGCCGATGAGCTAGCCAGCCTGGCCAAAGCGGCTGGATACCCCGGCGAACTGCTGCAATGCCCCGAGCTCGAAAGCGCTGTGAACCTGGCTGAAGGGGCCGTGCAGCGGCATCAGGCCTCATCGCTGCTGCTGTCACCGGCCTGCGCCAGCTTTGATCAATATCGGGATTTCGAGGCCAGAGGGGAACACTTCCGCACCCTGATCAACCCCCTGCTTGACGAAGCCTGA
- a CDS encoding EVE domain-containing protein — MKSEPDAYGIDDLRHEGTTLWDGIRNYQARNFMRSMDVGDQAFFYHSNCKPPGIIGLMEVMETGLVDPTQFDPSAKYYDPKSSPEKPRWDCARLRFLGEFDALLSLDQLRELYSEEQLPVIKRGNRLSILPVPTNTANDLLARLGHLH; from the coding sequence ATGAAAAGCGAACCCGACGCCTATGGGATCGATGATCTGCGTCACGAGGGCACCACACTGTGGGACGGCATCCGCAACTACCAGGCCCGCAATTTCATGCGCAGCATGGACGTGGGCGACCAGGCCTTCTTTTACCACTCGAATTGCAAACCACCCGGGATAATCGGGCTGATGGAGGTGATGGAGACCGGCCTGGTGGACCCCACTCAGTTTGATCCCTCGGCCAAGTATTACGACCCAAAGTCAAGCCCCGAGAAACCACGCTGGGACTGCGCACGCCTGCGATTCCTTGGCGAATTCGACGCCCTGCTCAGTCTCGACCAACTGAGGGAGCTCTACAGCGAAGAGCAGCTGCCCGTAATCAAACGCGGCAACAGGCTCTCGATCCTTCCGGTGCCAACCAACACCGCCAACGACCTCCTTGCACGGCTTGGCCATCTCCACTGA
- a CDS encoding DNA-directed RNA polymerase subunit omega — protein sequence MLSAGVDSKDLSKRGESLIRQSSNRYLTTVRIAFRAKQRRFDDFDGLLEESSVKPVQRAIVELSDEQDQPDLLPG from the coding sequence GTGCTTTCGGCCGGAGTCGATTCCAAGGATCTTTCCAAGCGTGGCGAAAGCTTGATTCGCCAATCAAGCAACCGTTATCTGACAACGGTGCGGATCGCCTTCCGGGCCAAGCAGCGCCGCTTCGACGACTTTGACGGTCTTCTGGAGGAGTCCAGCGTTAAGCCGGTTCAGCGGGCCATCGTCGAATTGAGCGACGAGCAAGACCAGCCCGATCTGCTGCCTGGTTGA
- a CDS encoding DUF2811 domain-containing protein: MPEGLEQAAAETSVVSFQSEVPQPLQQAMTQFIEGHPNWDQYRLVQAALAGFLVQNGQASREITRVYVGNMFRRESLINGV; this comes from the coding sequence ATGCCGGAAGGCCTTGAGCAAGCCGCGGCTGAAACCAGTGTTGTGAGTTTCCAATCGGAAGTGCCGCAGCCCCTTCAGCAAGCCATGACCCAGTTCATTGAGGGGCATCCGAACTGGGATCAATACCGTTTGGTTCAGGCGGCGCTTGCCGGTTTTCTGGTGCAGAACGGCCAGGCATCGCGGGAGATCACCCGGGTTTACGTCGGAAACATGTTCCGCCGGGAATCGCTGATCAATGGGGTCTGA